Within the uncultured Draconibacterium sp. genome, the region AATTTGTAGAACAGTTACTGCTACTGTAAACTTTCTTTCTGCTTCTAAATCTAAAATCGTTAATCTTCAATCGAAAATCAACAGTCTTAATATATTATTCATTCACTCAGTCCTATTTCCGACTTAATCATTTATCCTTTCCTTAGCTGTTCACCATCCACTTCGAAAAATCATCAAGGTAGGTCCAAAACGATTTCAGTACCTCATCGGGCAGATCCAGCTTACTTAAAACCTGTTTGTAACAATTTAACCACTCAATGCGCCCTTCTGCTGTAATGGTAAATGGCAGGTGTCTTCTGTTTAGCTGTGGTTTTCCGCGGTTTTGGTTAAAATAATCGGGGCCGCCACAAATCTGAATAAAGAAATCAGCCGAGTGTTCTTTCGCCTTTTCCAAGGCAATCGGATTTTTTGGAAAGAGATCTTTAATCGGACTCTGTACAACCAAATCGTAATGATCGCTCACCATTTTACGCATTCCCTCCTCTTTTAAAATTTCCAACATCAACGGCGAAGGAAGTGTAATACCGGGCCGAACGCCCTTGAAATATTTACTGATCTCTAATTCCATCTTTGTTTTTTGTGTTGAAACAACCAAAAGCAAAAGTTGTTGAGTCTACTTTCCAAAAACCCAACCAATTCGTAATCCACTTGTAAGCGCGATCGGAAAATCATCAGGAGCAACAATAAAACCATATGGCAATGCTCCATCGTATTCGTCAGCACCGACGCCGTATCCTACCCCCCAGTATATATCTACAAGAAAAGCATCGTCAAAAACCCACTGCTTACCAAATTTTAGCATAATTGCCAAGGTTACCTGGCTGTTTCTTTCCGAGCCGTAAGAATAGTGGTAATTCCCATTAACATCGTAGTAGCTGGAACCAGAATAAGAATCATATGACATGTAACGCAATGCAATTTCAGGAGCAATATAACCTCCTTTTAAAAGATGTGAGTAGTGCATTTTGTGCATGTAGAAATTAGGATTGCGCGTAAATTTATAAGCGAACTTTCCGTAAAGACCTCGTGGATCTTCATCTTCAATATCGTTTCCAAGACCAACAATGCCCAGGGCAGTTTCCCACGAACGACCGGGTTTTATGCTTTTTTCGAAAACAAACTCGGTGGTACCAAAAAGAGGTGACAGGAAATTGACTTTTAAAGCATTTTTCGACTGATCGGCATAATACGCGGGATCATCAAAGGTATTCTTCTGAATTTCAACCACCTCACCGGTACCAAATTCAACACGATCGACCAGTGCATTATCAATTCCAAAAATAAGTTTGTCGTTTCCGTCGTAATAATATTTTACTTCTTCAGCTCCCAGTTCCGTAACTTTACAATTAATTATATCGCCTGTTTTTTTAATAATCTGGTCTTGCGAATAAGCAGAAAATGCAACAATTAAGACCAAACATAGTGTAGTTATGGTTTTCATGATTTTTGTTTTTAGTATGTTACGTTGATCAAATATAGTGCCGAAATATATAAAAGAACAGGCTTACAAACTAATTATTTATGTTAAAATAATGGCGGCTATTCTTGACATATACTTTACATTAGAGATTTTCCAGTTGATTATTTCCGCATTTCATAAAACAATCAACTCCCTTGATTTGTCTTTACAAGTACCGGTTATGTTTAACCAAAACCTTTTACTACGATGAGAAAGAAATACATGAATCCATACCTGGCGGGCGTGCTACTTGGGTTGGTACTTTTAAGCGCCATGTTTTTTTCGGGGCGCGGACTGGGAGCCAGCGGTGGATTAAAATACGCAGTGGTGGCAACTGTTGAAACGGTTGATCACCAGCACGCCATGGAATCGCCGTACTACAGTAAATATTTCGAAGATGGTAAGAACCCGTTAAAAAGCTGGCTGGCACTTGAAGTGCTCGGTATGTTCCTGGGAGGATTTATTTCGGGAGCTATCTCGGGCCGCTTAAAATTCAAAATTGAAAAATCGCCAAAAATATCGAACAGTAAACGTTTGTTGTTTGCCTTTTTGGGCGGTGTGTTTTTTGTGTACGGCGCGCAACTGGCTCGCGGATGTACCAGCGGCGCTGCACTCTCGGGAATGGCCGTTCTTTCGGTAGCCGGATTTATGACCATGCTTGGCATTTTTGGTTCGGCCTTCCTTTTTGCATGGTTTTTCAGAAAACTTTGGATTTAACATTCAGTCCATCAGTAACTCATTAATTCAATAATTATGGGACCGATTACAATACTTAACGACCTTCCGGAATGGCTTAATCTCAGCATTGGATTTTTTATCGG harbors:
- a CDS encoding YeeE/YedE thiosulfate transporter family protein — its product is MRKKYMNPYLAGVLLGLVLLSAMFFSGRGLGASGGLKYAVVATVETVDHQHAMESPYYSKYFEDGKNPLKSWLALEVLGMFLGGFISGAISGRLKFKIEKSPKISNSKRLLFAFLGGVFFVYGAQLARGCTSGAALSGMAVLSVAGFMTMLGIFGSAFLFAWFFRKLWI